The following is a genomic window from Bactrocera tryoni isolate S06 chromosome 2, CSIRO_BtryS06_freeze2, whole genome shotgun sequence.
TCCCAGCTGATATCACGATAATCCTGCATGCCAATTTCCTCGCCCTAAAAAAAGCGAGAAGCaaccaaattattttaaatgtgcTGGCCAAACACTGCACGCCCGCGCTTACATTGTAAGTGACCGCTACACCAGGCAGCGTCATCATCAGCATATGCATCGCATCGACGCGCTTTGGACCGAAGCGGGTGGCCATGCGCATATTATCGTGATTGCCCATGACCCAGTTGGCTGTGTTTCCACGCGGCATGTATGTCAGCCATTTCTGAATGTTGAACACATAGTCGCGCGCATCGGAATGCTCATCCAAATCGGTAATGAAATTAAAGTTGAATGGGAAATTTGCACCACGTTTGCCGTCTTTCGTTTCATAGTAGTCCATGAGTGTTTTCAGATCGGCGTATGCCTCGGTCATGAGAATGCGTGCGGGACCACCGTTTTTGGCGGTATAATCGTCCATTAGTTTACGCCAATGCTGCAACATATCCAGTACTTCCGGCTGTAAGTAAAGATATTAAGTTGAATTAAGACTTAACATTAGCAACAAGTATAGTTTCACGTACCATATCTTTGGTATAAATGTGCTTGGTATATTCGTAGGAATTCATATCGTCGGTTTTGCCAGATATAGGCTCATCACGTAGCTTTACGTCTTCGAATAGATGGTTGACAGCATCCACGCGGAAACCGTTAATACCTTTATCCAACCAGAAACGTAAGACATCGTCCATAGCCTCTACCACCTTGGGATTGCGGAAGTTCAGATCCGGTTGAGCTGGCGTAAACTGGTGCAGGTAGTATTGGCTGCGCTTCTCATTCCATGTCCATGCGGGACCATAAAACACGGATTGCTGTCGAATGGTAACACAATTTTATCATTAATCAAGCCGCTGAGACTGAGTGCTGAGACTGCCCACTCACCCAATTATTTGGTGGCATTCTGTTGCCTTTCTTATCCAATTTAGCATCTGCCCAAATGTAGAAGTCTTCAAAACCGTCTTCCTTGTTGACTGACTTCTCAAACCACACACTTTGATTGGAAGTGTGATTCGGCACAAAGTCCATGATAATTTTAATGCCTGAAAGAAGGTGtcaaagaaaaatttagaaCAGTGCTGCCATTAACGGTACCGCATTTAACAGTTACCTAAACGTTTCGATTCCGTTATCAGCATTTCCATATCTTTCATTGTACCGTATTCCGAGTGGATGTCTTTGAAATCAGATATGTCATAGCCGAAATCGACCATGGGCGACTTGAAAATGGGACTCAGCCAAACGGCCTGAATACCAGTCTCGGCGAGATAAGGTAGTTTCATCATAATAcctgcaaaaaacaaaattaaatagctGTTAGCTCCATTTCAACTAATATGGCATTTCACGCACCTTGCAAATCTCCCACACCATCGCCATTGCTGTCCATAAACGAACGCGGATAGATTTGATAGAGTATCATGTGCTTCCACCAGTCTTTCTCATCGCTAGCCGTTTTGTCGTTCGCCGTGGTCGCCGTAGTCGCCGTAGTCCGGTTTTGGTTTCGGTCTCCGTTGGCATAGACTCATCGTTCAACATCTCCGACATTCCCGCGCTGGTTTCCTTGGCAGTCGCCGTCATCTTCATTTCGTTTGCTTGCATGGGCTCTTTCAATTGCTCGCTGGCACTTTCGGTGTTGGGCATGGGATTCGCCGTTATTGCCGCATCTGCCGACATTTGCGCACGTTGCAGAAGCaagcaaaaagtgaaaaacagcAATAGGGCCTTAAGCCCCAAACAATTAGAAAACATTGTGACGAACACTAATACACTTAAATTCGATTTCGTAGCAAAGAACACAAATTTTTATCACAGCTTTTGGTTTGTtctttttataagaattatttttggtttggttttttGTGTGCCTTTGCGCTCGGAAATACAAATTACTTTAACAATGTGCAAAACGCAACATCGATCCCTATCTCTAAACACAGCACTCTAGGCCAGTGCCATCCACAGACAGTTAGGCAATCAGCTCAGTCCACACCTTTAATAGTGCCGGCTGCAGAGGCGATGATGCTGTTGCTATTCAGCTTATGCATAAGTGCATCTTAGTCCCACTATAACTGCATAATTGCATCCAAATACTTACAGAAAAAATACCGTTGATCGTGTTCAGCGGCACCGCATTCACCCAAGTGACTCTCTCCGCCGATGGCAgcaacaaaactgtcgattcagCGCTGTGCCgctatatttaataaattcagccgtgctttctttgttgttgctaaAATAATATGGGGTTTTTTACATGGCTCTCCATGCCGGTTGCTCTCATTTATGCGATAATATTCGCTTTGTGAGAATGCTCTGTTGGGAAAGTGTAGTTGTTTTGCTTTGTGTATGTAGTTGTTGCTTTCGATATGTATTTTGAATTATCGCATTGACTTTTAcagttaaaaaattgatttgtatatttatgGCAAATGACGAACAATTGTCCAGTGAttcatgtaaacatttttttggctATCAAATGTGATATGATCGAGATTATTAATTGTAAGGGAAGCACACTTCTTTTTTTATGCTAAAAGTTATTtctttttagcattttttattataaaaataagtatagaATCCTTTTCTCTCTGCGATCTTTAACATTATtggataaaaatataatattgggtagtcgaaaaagtcttttcgtattttttatgtGACTAAATTCGACTGTTTGTCTGCGCTAACCAGTTGGAGAAGTACATTAgtgatattttcttaaaattccaCATACTTCCAGACAAAGCAATATGTACCACAAACTGCTGCACCCGGCCATATCTCAGCCACAATTGTTGCAAGAAGGCCAACAGCTGCAACAAAAGCAGTCAAAGTTGTGCCAAGTATGTTCATCGCCCTCAAATCCTGAATTTTCTTATAGTTTCTAAGGGGCTTTTACACATGAACACCCTGGCAGACATAAACaaagcacacacaaacacacatctaCATATTTACTCTGCAGAAAGTGTAGCGGCACATAGCCCACCAAGTGTGCTTTGTGTAATTAAAATGAGAATTTTCTCACAGctcataattttgtaataaaattgcgCCTCCAACGCTAAGCATCTCTTTCAGTTTTCCACTTCAACTGCACCGCCACATTCACCAATGCGCACCAATCCAAGATTTCCAACGCATTCGCAAATTAGTGGCGCAGCGCAGGACGTGAGCTGCGGAAAAggatacaaacaaacattcccTCTTGCTGCCTGCCTCAAGAACAAAAAGTGAATGGGGAGCAAGAAAGCGTCGGAAGAAGCTGCGTCATACCCCAAATGAGGTGGCTGCATTTTAAGTAGGCTGGATAGCTTAGAATAATAAAGTAGTGGTGGCGATGTCGTCGAACCTTTAAAAACGAGGTTAATGTGAGAATTGCCAACGGCAGCGAAAGTGAGGAGTACATTAACTGCGGTGAAAGGAGTGAAGAAAGGAGGACGTAGTTGACGCACTTGAAGATGCTGCTTTCCTTGTGCGCTTCACCAACACCAAACACCGTTAAGTTAGTGACTTTAGCAATCTGCTAATGTTGGTGGGAGTAGATATGCGACTGTGTGTGTAATTGCGACCCCATAACTGGCATATCAGCAACTCTATTATGCGTTCGGCGAATGCTTCAACGAACGCACAAGGTGATAGTGTTGAAGGGGGCTTTTAATGAGCTTGTAGTAGCCATAAAAATGATAATGATGACTGATGATGATAAAGCAGCAATCATGAAAGTAATTATGAGCAGCTTGGCTGCCGCTAAGACGAGCTATAGACCTTAAACCAAGTAGTTTTTATTGGTAATAGTGTTGGTAGGCACTTCTTTGGAGAGGATGGTTTTTACCTCTGCGCTACACATATACGTTTGAATGCCATTTTACACATTTCTTAGCTTGGCTTAACCAAACCTTATATCTTTTTTTGACGTGAGTATTTAGAGAAGGTTTTTAAGCACCGACACGCTCTATAGTTCTAAAAGCTGTGTCATATTTTCTTCGCTGATGTTTTGTTATAATTAGTTTCACTGCTGGATCatccaatatacatacatacgtatgtatatgcttcATAAGAAATTTGATATTCTTCTATACTTTTTGTATAGAGAAAATAGGACTAAGACGAGTGCAAAAATCTGAACTTTGTTTCTGTCTACATTCATCtttcaaaaaatgttcatcAGAAAGTTCCAAAAGCTTTCTAAATGGCGAGCATTGTCCTCAATAGCAAAAATTTCTCGTGGAACACCCTGTTAAACGAAATAAGTCAAATTTATTGCACAACCACACATCGAAATCCTCGAAGTCTTCTTTGTAGGAAAATCACATTGTACAAATGCCATGCATGAAATAGCCAGCTACAACAACGTAGATGCACTTATCCAGCGCTTACATTGTCTGAGCGTGTATTTCACAAATATTGCGCTTATCGCAAGCAACACATGTTTTGGCTCTTTTGCAACAAAGAAAGACACCAAATTTATCTTTCGAGAACACATTTCAGAAAacgcatgtttgtatgtgtaagtTTTGATATCATCTTTTTGTGACGCGcaattttatttcgtttgctgGTAGAAGCATTTCGTTTAAGATTctgatattttcttttaaagatAAGCGCACAAGAAGGGAGAAGTTTCGCTTgtgctacacatacatatgtatgtacatgtgtatgccAATATGTTTACAGATAAACTTTATATGCCATGGCTTACAAGTGTTCGTAGATTAAGTAAGATATGTACAAGAAGGTGTGCGAGGTCTAGAATGGAGCTTAAGCACTGTGCGAAAATATCGcattatcactttatcaaaAGTTTGCAACAGTTCTTTGAATACCTGTTGTGTAATGtctcacaaataaaaataaagccaGATTTGGCCGAAATCCTTTAAATTCGTTTAAGAAATGAAAGAGTTCACACATTTTTAGTAAATATCTTATGCCAGTGATTTTtccagtcttcgaaacacttttcataagcactttttgttatggccttcagctccttcttcgatcgactgaaaacgggttccacggatcgacaatttcagtttgttgaacaagaaaaaatcgcatGGAGCCAAATGCTGAATTTATGGCCTTAGATCGATCCCAATCGTGGCTCGCTGCgttggtgcattatcatcgtgtaaaatccatgaattgttcttccgcAATTCCGCCCGTTTTCGAGGGAAGTTCTCAGGCAAACGCCTCAACACCGCCAAATATAACTAtttattgaccgtctgtactaccggaacaaattcattatgcaccaaaccacaaatatcgaaaaaaacaatgaatatcatcttgatttttgaaAGGCTCAGGTGtggtttttttcggtttcggctcgttCTTTCCCTCCATCCCGATGATTGCTGACTTATTTGCTTGTCAAACACATAAATCCATGTCTCCTCTGCAgttaatgctctccatgaatgtaggATCGGAATTCatacgatcaagcatgtccaaagagacctacTTACGGTTTGCTTTTAGCAtctttcttaatattttcatcagttgaagaggtcgaaagtcGTCCAGAACGGGGTTATCTTTGCAGGCTTTATATCACTAGAAGGATTGCGTTTattgataaaactaaatcaccGTATGCCTCTTCCTTTTCAACCAATCCGCACACgaattttggttagaaatacaaaatttgagacaaatctTTGTTCTtagcgaaatatatttttttgaaacataatttacccagagaatttaattacaaattccggttgcttttttgtcacaatttatgAAGAATTCTCTTAAAACTGTAATAAGTATGTACGAATATATCccattttggtttaaaaaaatctgCACTTAGTTGAAATATTTCCTACAGGGTGTTAATATGCCAAACTAGTACTTGCAGCACGCATTCGCATCGGTGAACGTGCTTTTTATGTGTGAATATAGTAACAACACTTGTATATCccgatttttttagttttctccTTTCATtcgcttttattattttcacttgcCTTGAGTTATTTTCATATTACACGCCTTATCGACACGAGTCACCAAAAACAAAGCGAAGGAAAGTTTACTTAAAAGGAACATAACCGAAATTGAAAAAGCCACTATCATATGCATTCGAGTGCTAACAATTTAATTGTGTCTACCAAAGAAATGCTAAAGATATGTCTCGAATGATAGCATATAATAAGGCGCTTAAGCCTACACGCAAGCCGTTTGCACTTCTTTCATGAGGTTCGAAATGCAATAAAGCTTAGCCAGCACGCAACATTGTAAATCCCATTTGAATTGTGTAAGGATAAGGATATTAATTTGGCGTATTTGATGCGATTTCGACAATTTATACCCTTTTCGACGAACACGACACACGCACCAGACACACATTTAAATAAGCTGCGAGCCggtaaaatgtaaattttagcAAATTTGCTCACCTGTATTTtgatgtacaacaacaaaaatcacagTCGGTCGCCATTGGCTGGTTGTACATACTCGTAGATGTAAATGTGTGCGTGCCTGCTGTCTCAAGGTGTAGAAGGcgttttcatttgaattttccaAGCGAAATCTTTATTGAATCTTGATGCCACAGGCTTTCTGTCGTCTGTGCGTATTGTTTGTGTCTTTCGCTTGATGAAGAAATATGAATTACTCAATTATAAATCACAGTAATTGAAACTCGAATGCAAGTATAAATATACTGCAGATTGCCTTCGTAAATTTGCGCAGGCTCTTGCTTCTATGaagaaaagtttatttattgaatGTAGCAGAGTGTGGTTGCTGCCTCAGCTTGATAACTTGATGCCTCGACGTCTTATGGACGGCTTTCCAATTTGTGGTTCGTGGCTTGTGAGCCATTGAATGCATAAATAAACAGTATCGACTTGTCCTCGTAACGGCAGCCTACGAAGGATGCTTCGCAGATAATTTAGAGAAATCTGCTGTGAAATGTATTTTGGTAAGCTATGAAAttagtttattattaaattaacactAGTAATTGAGTTTAAATTGCAATATCAAAGGACTAAAGAAGTGATAAGTTGTTATGAAACACCAATCTCTCAGAAAGTCTGAAATATTCttgaataaaattatgaaatacgTTGAAGTTTGATATGaagtacgaaaagactttttcgtctacccaatatatacataGAAGTTTTTCAAGTAACTAAGTTCATAAATTGGTTATCTGGCAACATAATAaagggaaaaattaaattttcagtcaTTTTTCAACCttttaaaatttagttcaaTTGTTTTGTTTGCTTGCTCTCCCCGATGCGTCACAGTTCCGaacaaaaatttgaacttaTGTTTACAGTTACAGATAATGCGACACACTGATAACAAGAAATGACAGTAAAGCGTAGACACAGCACAAAAGAAAACAGATTCATTAACTATAATAACATTTACTTGtactcaaaattaaaatatgcatgAGGCAtacaaagaaaacaacaacaaaagtgtacACTCGCAGAAATTGTGCTGAATACGCCGCCCAGCGCACGTCCGAAAGCGAAGCGAAGCTCAATTAACGGGtagtttgtttacttattttaagcTTTGATTGACCTCCGTCActtaacaaaaacgaaaaaaagcaaacaaaatcaaAGCGTAACACAATAAATTAATGCAAGGAGAGCACACaaaaggtatatatgtacatatatatttatgtgtatatatgtacatatttacatgctaAAAAGACGCACCTTAAAAGCCAGCAATTGAAAAGCGAAACTCACAGCTATAAAAAGTCAAACAAAACTCACACAGCAACAACTCAATTAGAaggtgaaaagcaaaaaaaaagagttgCTGCGAATTCTATGCTTATATGAGAGACTGTAGTGTAGAATCTtctaatatatatatgaatgggGTAGCAGagcttgaaattgaaattaaagacTATTTTTTGACATAAGTCTCGGTTTGATATGCAGAAAAGATCATTTCACGCTCATTTTTAGGGCTTATGGACCATTCACATACAATTTTACGCGCTTTGCTTGACAATTCATATTTTGACAGCAAAGCAAAGAAAGCAATAGTATGCCAGAATCAACGCTCAACTTCAGTGTTtctaactaataaaaataaaaatggcgaTTGTTCCTTGACAAAACGTAAGAAACGCATACAAAAGCCTACATCAAGCTTTTCTGTCAAAACAAATGACTGACGTAAAGCGCAGCAAAAGTTCTATATGAACCGACCTTAATTCACTTGAAATCTAAAGGACGTTGTTAATATCAGACCCCACGGGAAAACACAGGAAGTAAGACTTTCGCATTCAACGCATTTTAACGCAGTTTTCTATCGTTtatgcttaaaattattaatatttaataagtgCCTCGACTTATTGCATTGAAGTAAAGCACATTCAGTTGGTTTGGTAATTATTTATTAGCTCAT
Proteins encoded in this region:
- the LOC120767653 gene encoding LOW QUALITY PROTEIN: maltase 2-like (The sequence of the model RefSeq protein was modified relative to this genomic sequence to represent the inferred CDS: inserted 1 base in 1 codon), with translation MFSNCLGLKALLLFFTFCLLLQRAQMSADAAITANPMPNTESASEQLKEPMQANEMKMTATAKETSAGMSEMLNDESMPTETETKTXTTATTATTANDKTASDEKDWWKHMILYQIYPRSFMDSNGDGVGDLQGIMMKLPYLAETGIQAVWLSPIFKSPMVDFGYDISDFKDIHSEYGTMKDMEMLITESKRLGIKIIMDFVPNHTSNQSVWFEKSVNKEDGFEDFYIWADAKLDKKGNRMPPNNWQSVFYGPAWTWNEKRSQYYLHQFTPAQPDLNFRNPKVVEAMDDVLRFWLDKGINGFRVDAVNHLFEDVKLRDEPISGKTDDMNSYEYTKHIYTKDMPEVLDMLQHWRKLMDDYTAKNGGPARILMTEAYADLKTLMDYYETKDGKRGANFPFNFNFITDLDEHSDARDYVFNIQKWLTYMPRGNTANWVMGNHDNMRMATRFGPKRVDAMHMLMMTLPGVAVTYNGEEIGMQDYRDISWEDTVDPPARNVGREKYKQVSRDPERTPYQWNTQKNAGFSTAEKTWLPVHPNYKNLNLKQQKSEKSHYSVYKSLVELRKMPALCKGRFHAEVLNRDVFAFERELKDDNSIITVINIGPRARAVNLTEVFDLKYQQKLTVMVAGSKSTHETGKALAAEAVPLAPYEGLVCMLE